One genomic window of Azospirillum sp. TSH58 includes the following:
- a CDS encoding calcium-binding protein, with protein MAVIIGAAGADYLPGTAGEDSIVGLQGNDEIYGGGGDDWIYADDGNDYADGG; from the coding sequence ATGGCTGTTATTATTGGAGCGGCGGGCGCGGATTATCTGCCTGGAACCGCCGGGGAGGATAGTATTGTTGGCCTTCAAGGAAACGACGAAATATACGGCGGCGGCGGAGATGACTGGATCTACGCCGATGATGGAAACGATTACGCTGATGGCGGCTGA
- a CDS encoding DUF502 domain-containing protein, which produces MDRNEQDSQNAADESTSHRPAGIGLMGRLRAYFLAGVLVTAPIAVTVYLGWWLLAFIDGHVRPLIPSAYNPENYLPFSIPGIGVLTLIIVLTLIGAFAAGYVGRLVVRIGEGVVERMPVVRSVYGAVKQIVETVLAKKSKAFREVVLVEFPRNGIWSLGFITGAAHPEIQKISEEEMVHVFIPCAPPTAGYLAILPRREVTVLDMTVEDGLKLVMSGGIVTPPDRKPPPQLHKLDRERKSA; this is translated from the coding sequence GTGGATCGGAACGAGCAGGACAGCCAGAACGCGGCGGACGAGAGCACGTCCCACCGGCCCGCCGGCATCGGGCTGATGGGGCGGCTGCGCGCCTATTTCCTGGCGGGTGTTCTGGTGACGGCGCCGATCGCGGTCACGGTCTATCTCGGCTGGTGGCTGCTGGCCTTCATCGACGGGCATGTCCGTCCGCTGATCCCCTCCGCCTACAATCCCGAAAACTACCTGCCCTTCTCGATTCCCGGCATCGGGGTGCTGACGCTGATCATCGTGCTGACCCTGATCGGCGCCTTCGCCGCCGGCTATGTCGGGCGGCTGGTGGTGCGCATCGGCGAGGGCGTGGTGGAGCGCATGCCGGTTGTCCGCTCCGTCTACGGGGCGGTGAAGCAGATCGTCGAGACGGTGCTCGCCAAGAAGTCCAAGGCCTTCCGCGAGGTGGTGCTGGTGGAGTTCCCGCGCAATGGCATATGGTCGCTGGGCTTCATCACCGGCGCCGCCCACCCGGAGATTCAGAAGATCTCCGAGGAGGAGATGGTGCACGTCTTCATCCCCTGCGCCCCGCCGACCGCCGGCTATCTGGCAATCCTGCCGCGGCGCGAGGTGACCGTTCTGGACATGACGGTGGAGGACGGGCTGAAGCTGGTGATGTCCGGCGGCATCGTCACCCCGCCCGACCGCAAGCCCCCGCCGCAGCTTCACAAGCTGGATCGGGAGCGCAAAAGCGCCTGA